A single Zootoca vivipara chromosome 1, rZooViv1.1, whole genome shotgun sequence DNA region contains:
- the RBM25 gene encoding RNA-binding protein 25 isoform X2, which yields MSFPPHLNRPPMGIPTLPPGIPPPQFPGFPPPVPPGTPMIPVPMGIMAPAPTVLVPTTVSMVGKHMGVRKEHPGLKNKENDENSGPTTTVFVGNISEKASDMLIRQLLAKCGLVLSWKRVQGASGKLQAFGFCEYKEPESTLRALRLLHDLQIGEKKLLVKVDAKTKAQLDEWKAKKRASNGNTRPETTTEDDEALDEEAKRRDQLIKGAIEVLIREYSSELNAPSQESDSHPRKKKKEKKEDIFRRFPVAPLIPYPLITKEDINAIEMEEDKRDLISREISKFRDTHKKLEEEKGKKEKERQEIEKERRERERERERERERREREREREREREREKEKERERERERDRDRDRTKDRDRDRERDRDRDRERSSDRNKDRSRSREKSRDREREREREREREREREREREREREREQREREREKDKKRDREEDEEDAYERRKLERKLREKEAAYQERLKNWEIRERKKAREYEKEAEREEERRREMAKEAKRLKEFLEDYDDDRDDPKYYRGSALQKRLRDREKEMEADERDRKREKEELEEIRQRLLAEGHPDPDAELQRMEQEAERRRQPQTKQEPESEEEEEEKQEKEEKREEPEEEEEEPEQKPCLKPTLRPISSAPSVSSASGNATPNTPGDESPCGIIIPHENSPDQQQPEEYRPKIGLSLKLGACNSPNQPNAVKRKKLTVDSVFNKFEDEDSDDMPRKRKLVPLDYGDEDKGSSKGSVNTEEKRKHIKSLIEKIPTAKPELFAYPLDWSIVDSTLMERRIRPWINKKIIEYIGEEEATLVDFVCSKVMAHSSPQSILDDVAMVLDEEAEVFIVKMWRLLIYETEAKKIGLVK from the exons ATGTCTTTTCCGCCTCACTTGAATCGCCCTCCTATGGGTATCCCAACACTTCCACCTGGAATTCCACCTCCACAATTTCCAGGTTTTCCTCCGCCTGTACCTCCTG GGACACCGATGATTCCTGTGCCAATGGGTATTATGGCTCCTGCACCAACT GTTCTGGTCCCAACTACCGTGTCAATGGTTGGAAAGCATATGGGAGTTAGAAAGGAACATCCAGGTCTAAAGAACAAGGAAAATGATGAAAACAGTGGTCCCACTACTACTGTTTTTGTAGGCAACATATCTGAAAAGGCTTCAGACATGCTTATACGACAGCTTCTTGCC aAATGTGGCTTGGTTTTGAGTTGGAAGAGAGTTCAAGGAGCATCTGGAAAACTTCAAG CCTTTGGGTTCTGCGAGTATAAAGAACCAGAATCCACACTACGTGCACTCAGGCTACTACATGATCTCCAAATTGGAGAAAAGAAACTTCTTGTGAAAGTTGATGCTAAGACGAAGGCTCAGCTAGATGAATGGAAAGCGAAGAAAAGGGCTTCCAATGGG AACACCAGGCCAGAAACTACAACTGAGGATGACGAAGCCCTCGATGAAGAAGCAAAGAGAAGAGACCAGCTAATTAAAGGGGCCATTGAAGTGTTAATACGGGAATATTCCAGCGAGCTCAATGCCCCCTCCCAAGAGTCTGACTCTCAtcccaggaagaagaaaaaagaaaagaaggaggaT ATTTTCCGCAGATTTCCAGTGGCCCCACTGATACCCTATCCACTCATCACCAAG GAGGATATAAATGCTATTGAAATGGAAGAAGATAAAAGGGACCTGATATCCCGAGAGATCAGTAAATTCAGAGATACGCACAAG AaattggaggaggaaaaaggcaaaaaggagaaagagagacaagaaaTTGAAAAAGAACGgcgtgaaagagagagggagcggGAGcgtgaaagagaaagaagggagcgtgaaagagagagggagagagagcgtgaaagagagaaggaaaaggaacgGGAGCGTGAACGAGAACGGGATAGAGATCGGGACCGGACTAAAGACAGAGATCGGGACAGGGAAAGAGATCGAGACAGAGACCGCGAAAGAAGCTCAGACCGAAATAAAGATCGGAGCAGATCTAG agagaaaagcagagacagagaaagggagCGCGAGAGAGAACGGGAGAGGGAACGGGAGCGAGAGAGGGAACGGGAGCGGGAAAGGGAACGAGAACAacgggagagagagcgagagaaggACAAGAAAAGGGATAgagaagaggatgaagaagatgCGTATGAGCGGCGCAAACTGGAAAGGAAGCTCCGTGAAAAGGAAGCAGCTTATCAAGAG CGTCTTAAAAACTGGGAGATCAGAGAACGGAAAAAAGCTAGAGAATATGAAAAAGAAgctgagagggaggaagaaaggcgAAGAGAAATG GCAAAAGAAGCTAAGCGTCTAAAAGAATTTCTAGAAGATTATGATGATGACAGAGATGATCCAAAATACTACAG GGGAAGCGCTCTACAGAAGCGATTGCGAGATAGGGAAAAGGAAATGGAAGCAGATGAAAGAGataggaaaagggaaaaggaagaacTGGAAGAAATCCGGCAACGTCTTCTTGCAGAAGGACACCCAGATCCAGATGCAGAGCTACAGAGG ATGGAACAAGAGGCTGAAAGGCGTCGACAGCCACAAACCAAACAGGAGCCAGAAtccgaggaagaggaggaggaaaagcaagaaaaggaagagaagagggaagaacctgaagaagaggaggaagagccagAGCAAAAGCCCTGCCTTAAACCAACCTTGCGACCCATCAGCTCTGCCCCATCTGTTTCTTCAGCAAGTGGCAATGCAACTCCTAACACTCCTGGGGATGAGTCTCCCTGTGGTATTATCATCCCACATGAAAACTCGCCAGATCAGCAGCAGCCAGAGGAGTACAGGCCTAAAATAGGACTTAGCCTCAAATTGG GTGCCTGCAATAGTCCTAACCAGCCCAATGCCgtgaaaagaaagaaactcactGTGGACAGTGTCTTCAATAAGTTTGAGGATGAAGACAGTGATGACATGCCTCGAAAAAGGAAACTGGTGCCCCTAGATTACGGTGATGAAGACAAAGGCTCCTCCAAAGGCAGCGTCAATACTGAGGAGAAGCGCAAGCACATTAAGAGTCTAATTGAGAAAATTCCCACAGCCAAACCAGAACTCTTTGCTTATCCTCTTGACTGGTCTATTGTGGATTCA ACATTAATGGAACGTCGAATTAGACCATGGATCAATAAGAAAATAATAGAATATATTGGTGAAGAAGAAGCAACGCTAGTTGACTTTGTTTGTTCAAAG GTTATGGCTCATAGTTCACCGCAGAGCATCTTGGATGATGTTGCTATG GTGCTAGATGAAGAAGCTGAAGTTTTTATAGTCAAAATGTGGAGGTTATTAATATATGAAACGGAAGCCAAAAAGATTGGGCTGGTGAAATAA
- the RBM25 gene encoding RNA-binding protein 25 isoform X1 produces the protein MTGLAGMGHLRLLLKMSFPPHLNRPPMGIPTLPPGIPPPQFPGFPPPVPPGTPMIPVPMGIMAPAPTVLVPTTVSMVGKHMGVRKEHPGLKNKENDENSGPTTTVFVGNISEKASDMLIRQLLAKCGLVLSWKRVQGASGKLQAFGFCEYKEPESTLRALRLLHDLQIGEKKLLVKVDAKTKAQLDEWKAKKRASNGNTRPETTTEDDEALDEEAKRRDQLIKGAIEVLIREYSSELNAPSQESDSHPRKKKKEKKEDIFRRFPVAPLIPYPLITKEDINAIEMEEDKRDLISREISKFRDTHKKLEEEKGKKEKERQEIEKERRERERERERERERREREREREREREREKEKERERERERDRDRDRTKDRDRDRERDRDRDRERSSDRNKDRSRSREKSRDREREREREREREREREREREREREREQREREREKDKKRDREEDEEDAYERRKLERKLREKEAAYQERLKNWEIRERKKAREYEKEAEREEERRREMAKEAKRLKEFLEDYDDDRDDPKYYRGSALQKRLRDREKEMEADERDRKREKEELEEIRQRLLAEGHPDPDAELQRMEQEAERRRQPQTKQEPESEEEEEEKQEKEEKREEPEEEEEEPEQKPCLKPTLRPISSAPSVSSASGNATPNTPGDESPCGIIIPHENSPDQQQPEEYRPKIGLSLKLGACNSPNQPNAVKRKKLTVDSVFNKFEDEDSDDMPRKRKLVPLDYGDEDKGSSKGSVNTEEKRKHIKSLIEKIPTAKPELFAYPLDWSIVDSTLMERRIRPWINKKIIEYIGEEEATLVDFVCSKVMAHSSPQSILDDVAMVLDEEAEVFIVKMWRLLIYETEAKKIGLVK, from the exons ATGACGGGCCTCGCCGGCATGGGGCACCTGCG GTTACTGCTAAAAATGTCTTTTCCGCCTCACTTGAATCGCCCTCCTATGGGTATCCCAACACTTCCACCTGGAATTCCACCTCCACAATTTCCAGGTTTTCCTCCGCCTGTACCTCCTG GGACACCGATGATTCCTGTGCCAATGGGTATTATGGCTCCTGCACCAACT GTTCTGGTCCCAACTACCGTGTCAATGGTTGGAAAGCATATGGGAGTTAGAAAGGAACATCCAGGTCTAAAGAACAAGGAAAATGATGAAAACAGTGGTCCCACTACTACTGTTTTTGTAGGCAACATATCTGAAAAGGCTTCAGACATGCTTATACGACAGCTTCTTGCC aAATGTGGCTTGGTTTTGAGTTGGAAGAGAGTTCAAGGAGCATCTGGAAAACTTCAAG CCTTTGGGTTCTGCGAGTATAAAGAACCAGAATCCACACTACGTGCACTCAGGCTACTACATGATCTCCAAATTGGAGAAAAGAAACTTCTTGTGAAAGTTGATGCTAAGACGAAGGCTCAGCTAGATGAATGGAAAGCGAAGAAAAGGGCTTCCAATGGG AACACCAGGCCAGAAACTACAACTGAGGATGACGAAGCCCTCGATGAAGAAGCAAAGAGAAGAGACCAGCTAATTAAAGGGGCCATTGAAGTGTTAATACGGGAATATTCCAGCGAGCTCAATGCCCCCTCCCAAGAGTCTGACTCTCAtcccaggaagaagaaaaaagaaaagaaggaggaT ATTTTCCGCAGATTTCCAGTGGCCCCACTGATACCCTATCCACTCATCACCAAG GAGGATATAAATGCTATTGAAATGGAAGAAGATAAAAGGGACCTGATATCCCGAGAGATCAGTAAATTCAGAGATACGCACAAG AaattggaggaggaaaaaggcaaaaaggagaaagagagacaagaaaTTGAAAAAGAACGgcgtgaaagagagagggagcggGAGcgtgaaagagaaagaagggagcgtgaaagagagagggagagagagcgtgaaagagagaaggaaaaggaacgGGAGCGTGAACGAGAACGGGATAGAGATCGGGACCGGACTAAAGACAGAGATCGGGACAGGGAAAGAGATCGAGACAGAGACCGCGAAAGAAGCTCAGACCGAAATAAAGATCGGAGCAGATCTAG agagaaaagcagagacagagaaagggagCGCGAGAGAGAACGGGAGAGGGAACGGGAGCGAGAGAGGGAACGGGAGCGGGAAAGGGAACGAGAACAacgggagagagagcgagagaaggACAAGAAAAGGGATAgagaagaggatgaagaagatgCGTATGAGCGGCGCAAACTGGAAAGGAAGCTCCGTGAAAAGGAAGCAGCTTATCAAGAG CGTCTTAAAAACTGGGAGATCAGAGAACGGAAAAAAGCTAGAGAATATGAAAAAGAAgctgagagggaggaagaaaggcgAAGAGAAATG GCAAAAGAAGCTAAGCGTCTAAAAGAATTTCTAGAAGATTATGATGATGACAGAGATGATCCAAAATACTACAG GGGAAGCGCTCTACAGAAGCGATTGCGAGATAGGGAAAAGGAAATGGAAGCAGATGAAAGAGataggaaaagggaaaaggaagaacTGGAAGAAATCCGGCAACGTCTTCTTGCAGAAGGACACCCAGATCCAGATGCAGAGCTACAGAGG ATGGAACAAGAGGCTGAAAGGCGTCGACAGCCACAAACCAAACAGGAGCCAGAAtccgaggaagaggaggaggaaaagcaagaaaaggaagagaagagggaagaacctgaagaagaggaggaagagccagAGCAAAAGCCCTGCCTTAAACCAACCTTGCGACCCATCAGCTCTGCCCCATCTGTTTCTTCAGCAAGTGGCAATGCAACTCCTAACACTCCTGGGGATGAGTCTCCCTGTGGTATTATCATCCCACATGAAAACTCGCCAGATCAGCAGCAGCCAGAGGAGTACAGGCCTAAAATAGGACTTAGCCTCAAATTGG GTGCCTGCAATAGTCCTAACCAGCCCAATGCCgtgaaaagaaagaaactcactGTGGACAGTGTCTTCAATAAGTTTGAGGATGAAGACAGTGATGACATGCCTCGAAAAAGGAAACTGGTGCCCCTAGATTACGGTGATGAAGACAAAGGCTCCTCCAAAGGCAGCGTCAATACTGAGGAGAAGCGCAAGCACATTAAGAGTCTAATTGAGAAAATTCCCACAGCCAAACCAGAACTCTTTGCTTATCCTCTTGACTGGTCTATTGTGGATTCA ACATTAATGGAACGTCGAATTAGACCATGGATCAATAAGAAAATAATAGAATATATTGGTGAAGAAGAAGCAACGCTAGTTGACTTTGTTTGTTCAAAG GTTATGGCTCATAGTTCACCGCAGAGCATCTTGGATGATGTTGCTATG GTGCTAGATGAAGAAGCTGAAGTTTTTATAGTCAAAATGTGGAGGTTATTAATATATGAAACGGAAGCCAAAAAGATTGGGCTGGTGAAATAA
- the RBM25 gene encoding RNA-binding protein 25 isoform X3, which yields MTGLAGMGHLRLLLKMSFPPHLNRPPMGIPTLPPGIPPPQFPGFPPPVPPGTPMIPVPMGIMAPAPTVLVPTTVSMVGKHMGVRKEHPGLKNKENDENSGPTTTVFVGNISEKASDMLIRQLLAKCGLVLSWKRVQGASGKLQAFGFCEYKEPESTLRALRLLHDLQIGEKKLLVKVDAKTKAQLDEWKAKKRASNGNTRPETTTEDDEALDEEAKRRDQLIKGAIEVLIREYSSELNAPSQESDSHPRKKKKEKKEDEDINAIEMEEDKRDLISREISKFRDTHKKLEEEKGKKEKERQEIEKERRERERERERERERREREREREREREREKEKERERERERDRDRDRTKDRDRDRERDRDRDRERSSDRNKDRSRSREKSRDREREREREREREREREREREREREREQREREREKDKKRDREEDEEDAYERRKLERKLREKEAAYQERLKNWEIRERKKAREYEKEAEREEERRREMAKEAKRLKEFLEDYDDDRDDPKYYRGSALQKRLRDREKEMEADERDRKREKEELEEIRQRLLAEGHPDPDAELQRMEQEAERRRQPQTKQEPESEEEEEEKQEKEEKREEPEEEEEEPEQKPCLKPTLRPISSAPSVSSASGNATPNTPGDESPCGIIIPHENSPDQQQPEEYRPKIGLSLKLGACNSPNQPNAVKRKKLTVDSVFNKFEDEDSDDMPRKRKLVPLDYGDEDKGSSKGSVNTEEKRKHIKSLIEKIPTAKPELFAYPLDWSIVDSTLMERRIRPWINKKIIEYIGEEEATLVDFVCSKVMAHSSPQSILDDVAMVLDEEAEVFIVKMWRLLIYETEAKKIGLVK from the exons ATGACGGGCCTCGCCGGCATGGGGCACCTGCG GTTACTGCTAAAAATGTCTTTTCCGCCTCACTTGAATCGCCCTCCTATGGGTATCCCAACACTTCCACCTGGAATTCCACCTCCACAATTTCCAGGTTTTCCTCCGCCTGTACCTCCTG GGACACCGATGATTCCTGTGCCAATGGGTATTATGGCTCCTGCACCAACT GTTCTGGTCCCAACTACCGTGTCAATGGTTGGAAAGCATATGGGAGTTAGAAAGGAACATCCAGGTCTAAAGAACAAGGAAAATGATGAAAACAGTGGTCCCACTACTACTGTTTTTGTAGGCAACATATCTGAAAAGGCTTCAGACATGCTTATACGACAGCTTCTTGCC aAATGTGGCTTGGTTTTGAGTTGGAAGAGAGTTCAAGGAGCATCTGGAAAACTTCAAG CCTTTGGGTTCTGCGAGTATAAAGAACCAGAATCCACACTACGTGCACTCAGGCTACTACATGATCTCCAAATTGGAGAAAAGAAACTTCTTGTGAAAGTTGATGCTAAGACGAAGGCTCAGCTAGATGAATGGAAAGCGAAGAAAAGGGCTTCCAATGGG AACACCAGGCCAGAAACTACAACTGAGGATGACGAAGCCCTCGATGAAGAAGCAAAGAGAAGAGACCAGCTAATTAAAGGGGCCATTGAAGTGTTAATACGGGAATATTCCAGCGAGCTCAATGCCCCCTCCCAAGAGTCTGACTCTCAtcccaggaagaagaaaaaagaaaagaaggaggaT GAGGATATAAATGCTATTGAAATGGAAGAAGATAAAAGGGACCTGATATCCCGAGAGATCAGTAAATTCAGAGATACGCACAAG AaattggaggaggaaaaaggcaaaaaggagaaagagagacaagaaaTTGAAAAAGAACGgcgtgaaagagagagggagcggGAGcgtgaaagagaaagaagggagcgtgaaagagagagggagagagagcgtgaaagagagaaggaaaaggaacgGGAGCGTGAACGAGAACGGGATAGAGATCGGGACCGGACTAAAGACAGAGATCGGGACAGGGAAAGAGATCGAGACAGAGACCGCGAAAGAAGCTCAGACCGAAATAAAGATCGGAGCAGATCTAG agagaaaagcagagacagagaaagggagCGCGAGAGAGAACGGGAGAGGGAACGGGAGCGAGAGAGGGAACGGGAGCGGGAAAGGGAACGAGAACAacgggagagagagcgagagaaggACAAGAAAAGGGATAgagaagaggatgaagaagatgCGTATGAGCGGCGCAAACTGGAAAGGAAGCTCCGTGAAAAGGAAGCAGCTTATCAAGAG CGTCTTAAAAACTGGGAGATCAGAGAACGGAAAAAAGCTAGAGAATATGAAAAAGAAgctgagagggaggaagaaaggcgAAGAGAAATG GCAAAAGAAGCTAAGCGTCTAAAAGAATTTCTAGAAGATTATGATGATGACAGAGATGATCCAAAATACTACAG GGGAAGCGCTCTACAGAAGCGATTGCGAGATAGGGAAAAGGAAATGGAAGCAGATGAAAGAGataggaaaagggaaaaggaagaacTGGAAGAAATCCGGCAACGTCTTCTTGCAGAAGGACACCCAGATCCAGATGCAGAGCTACAGAGG ATGGAACAAGAGGCTGAAAGGCGTCGACAGCCACAAACCAAACAGGAGCCAGAAtccgaggaagaggaggaggaaaagcaagaaaaggaagagaagagggaagaacctgaagaagaggaggaagagccagAGCAAAAGCCCTGCCTTAAACCAACCTTGCGACCCATCAGCTCTGCCCCATCTGTTTCTTCAGCAAGTGGCAATGCAACTCCTAACACTCCTGGGGATGAGTCTCCCTGTGGTATTATCATCCCACATGAAAACTCGCCAGATCAGCAGCAGCCAGAGGAGTACAGGCCTAAAATAGGACTTAGCCTCAAATTGG GTGCCTGCAATAGTCCTAACCAGCCCAATGCCgtgaaaagaaagaaactcactGTGGACAGTGTCTTCAATAAGTTTGAGGATGAAGACAGTGATGACATGCCTCGAAAAAGGAAACTGGTGCCCCTAGATTACGGTGATGAAGACAAAGGCTCCTCCAAAGGCAGCGTCAATACTGAGGAGAAGCGCAAGCACATTAAGAGTCTAATTGAGAAAATTCCCACAGCCAAACCAGAACTCTTTGCTTATCCTCTTGACTGGTCTATTGTGGATTCA ACATTAATGGAACGTCGAATTAGACCATGGATCAATAAGAAAATAATAGAATATATTGGTGAAGAAGAAGCAACGCTAGTTGACTTTGTTTGTTCAAAG GTTATGGCTCATAGTTCACCGCAGAGCATCTTGGATGATGTTGCTATG GTGCTAGATGAAGAAGCTGAAGTTTTTATAGTCAAAATGTGGAGGTTATTAATATATGAAACGGAAGCCAAAAAGATTGGGCTGGTGAAATAA